A segment of the Sulfurovum indicum genome:
ATCAAAATGATCATACAGGAGACGCTGCTTCTGGGATTTCTGGCATTTATTTTCGGTAATTTATTTGCCCATTTTATCTACGACAAGTTCCCCAAGAGGGTCGTACTGGAACTTCCCGATGCGTGGCTTCTATTTGTGGTAGTGCTTATTGCATCCATCTTGGCTTCGTTCATCGGGGTCAAAAAAGTCATCTCTGCCGATCCGGCAGCAGCTATAGGAGGATAAGATGGGACAGCAGGCGATCAAAGTTGAAGACCTTGTTAAACATTTTGGTAAAGGGGAGAACCTTGTTCGTGTGATCGAAGGTGCCGAATTTCAGGTGAACAAGGGGGAACTGGTCGCTCTTATTGCTCCCAGTGGTGCTGGAAAGACCACTTTACTGATGATGATAGGGTGTGTAGAAGAGCCTACCAGCGGAAGGATGTGGCTGGGGGATGAGAAAGTCTATGATAATCGTTGGCTGACCAAAGAGCAGCGTAAGATCCGCCGTGAAAAGATTGGGTTTATCTTTCAGGCGCACTATCTTATCCCTTTTTTGAATGTTATAGAGAATGTGACACTGGTCCCGCAGACCAATGGTGTTCCCGCCAAAGAGGCGGAGAAGTTCGCTATGGAGCTGCTGAAGTACTTTGATATAGCCGACAAAGCATACAATATGCCCTCTGAACTCTCCGGAGGGCAGAATCAGCGAGTTGCCATTGCCCGGGCACTGGCGAACAAACCTCAGATCATCCTTGCAGATGAACCAACGGCAGCTTTAGATCTGGACCGTTCTGTCAGTGTAGTGAAGATGCTTAAAAAGATTGCAATCGATCAGAATGTCGCTGTCATCATGGTTACACACGATGAGGCAATGCTGCCGTTGTGTGACAGAATACTCAAGATCGAGAATAAAAAGGTTGTTTCAGAGGCTGTACCTGAGGGTAGTAGACATATGATTTAAATAGGGCACCTCAAATAACCCCATATGCTCATAACATTGCCGGCTTTGTTCTAGGCAAGGCACACTTTACAGACCTAGCCGTAGCTAAGTCGAAAAAGTGTAACGCCGCATAGGGCAAAGCCGGCATTGCCCAAAGGGTGGGCTTTGCAGACGCGATCTTTCACAAGATGCTTCCATCGTCTTAGCTTTGGCTAGGACTTGAAAGCCTCTTGCAAAATCTCACATCTGCAAAACCCATTATGGGCGTATGGGGTTATTAGAGGTGCCCTAAATACTTAGATGGCTGCAAACTTGGGAGGGAGGAGAGAATGATTAAACAATTTGCAGCCGTCTAAATTTTTGCAAGAGAAGGTTAAAAAAAGGAGAGAAGACTTAATGTCTTCCTCTTCCCATTCCGCCGCTACCTCTTCTTTGCATTTGACTGCTCTGTCCCTGAACTTCGCTGTTATGTTCATACCGGTACTGATGCTGGTATTTGTATTGGTACTTGTTTTGATATGTTTTTCCATCAGTATCTGTATTTGTCTGCTGCTTCATATAGCGGTATTGTTTCGCTTCTGTATTATTCGCTGCCATTGCTGTAGCTATTGTAAGCGTAAAAAGAAACAGTGTTTTTTTCATGATGTATCCTTTTTTTGTGATTTGCCATGAGTATTTCTGTTTTACTCAGCAGAATAGTTGAATTATAAAAAACAATTGTTACCAAAGTGTTAGTTAGAATGTTCGCATTCCTTGTCCCTGACCGCCACGGAATCCTGCTGGCGGAAAGTTATCATACATCCATTCGGAAATTGTTTTTAGTTCACTTTGTGTTACATTCCCTTTTTGCGAAGGCATCAGTCCGAAACGTTGTATTTTTTGGGGCATACATACGGCTTTTGTGCTGCTTGGATCGAGTGCATAGTCAGATATGAATGCAACAGCCTTCTTTTTGTCAGGATAACGCATTTTGACATGGCGCATGATCCCCATGAGAGGAGGCGCTGTAAGAGTTGATATATCTGCCGGTCTTGTTTTGATGTGGCACATGGCGCATTTGGCATCAAATAGTGCTTCTGCATCTTGTGCCGAAGCAGTGGAGACGCTCAGGAACAGCATAGCTGCCAGTAGTAGTATTTTGTTCTGTTTCATAAATAGATCCTTTTGATTTGGTTATCGGAATTATAAGAGCTATGTATGAACTGAATATCAACTGAAATTGTATGTCGGTGTAAACTCAGTCAGTTTTTTCCGGAATAATATAGATCTTTTTATCAACATCAAATTTTCTGATATAGGCATCGATCAGCTCTTTCAAGGTTTGATCATCCAAGCTTGATCTCTTTTTAATGGGGAACTTTTTAAAAAACGGAGCCGGCATGATCGATACTTCAGGAGAGGGTGCTTTGAAGTATGCAAAGATCTTTTTTCTGATCAGTGCTTTGGAGGAGTACTTCAGAAGATAGCGGCGATAGATCATCTCGGAAGGAATCTGCTGCTGAGTATGACACTGAAGGCACTCTTTTTGGAGAGATTGGTCAAGTATTGTATTCTCTCTCCCCCATAAAGAGAAGAGTGCCGCAAAGAGAATGAATATTATTTTTTCCATGTGATGGTAACCTCCGTTCCCTGATCGGTTTGTGAATCTATTTGTATCTCAAAGCAGTAAGCTTTTACCACCTGGTAGACAATATCCAGCCCTATACCAAACCCGCCTTCGCTGCTGTTGGCACGCTTAAAGCGTTTATGGATCGTAGCAAGTTCCTCTTTTGCTATGCCGATGCCGCTGTCTTTGATACAAAACTGCATACAGGTTAAGTATACTGCAATAGTACCGTCGGTTTTATTGTATTTGATGGCATTTGAAATGAGGTTGTCAAGGAGACGTATGGCATCATCCTGATCGATATGAAGTACTATATCCGGTTCTATAGCGGTATGCAGGGTGATCTTTTTGGCTTTGATAGCAACAGAAAAATATTCCAGCCTTTCTTTAAGAAGATGTGAAATATTAACGGCTTGGATATTACGATGATATTGGTGATTGAGTTTCAGGTAAGTCAGATCATCATAGATACGGCTCAGTGTTTTGGAAGCGATCTCTATGCGCCGCATCTCCTCTTTGGCATCACATTTGTGCAGGGTTTGGATAAGTTCAAGATTGGTCAGGATGGTACTGACGGGTGTGTTGAGTTCATGGGTTGTATCCTGAATGAAACGGTTCATGGTTTCGATTGATTCATGCATTGGGGCAATGAAGAGACGACCCAGAAAATAGCCTAATATAAGGAAAAATACTCCGGCTCCCAGCATAAAAAGAATGATCATCTTTTGCAGATTGGCAATGCCTGCCTGGTCAACTGCTGTCCAAAGCAGAAGATAAGCAACACCAAGATGATAGGGATCGACTGGTTTGATGTAGAGTATATGTCCGTCAACAAGATGATACTCCTGAGTAAATCCGGTATTCTTTGGAGGAGTAAAGTTGGAAAAAATCGGGTTCAACTCCTTGTCAAGCAGAGCGATTTTGTATATCTCTTTTACATGGATGGGCAGTTTTGATTCAAATGTTTTATGAAGGCGGATGAGTTGATGCTGTATCTTCTCCCCTTCCTGTTTCATCTCTATGCGTTGTTTGTCGATCAGGTGGTGTTTTTCAAGGGTATAGAAAATAGCGCTCCCTATGGTAAAGAGTATAAATGTTGAAATAAGGTAGATCGCCAGAAACCTGAAAAGGCTTCTTTTTTCACTGCGGTACAAAACGGTATCCTACATTTTTGACTGTTTCAATATGCTCTTTTCCAAGATGGGAACGCAGAGTTTTGATGTATGTACGCAGCGAACCGGAACTTGGTTCTTCATCAAAGTCCCAAAGAGTATCATAGATTTTCTCATAGGAGACAAGAAGGTCAGGGTGTTCGAGCAGAAGTGCGAGCAGTTTGGCCTCTTTGTTTTTTAAAGGAATGGTTTTGCCGTTTTGGGTCAACCGAAACTCTTTGGGATAATAGTGCAGTCCCTTTCCAAGATCAAGATACTCTTCTCTGCTGCCATAACGTTTTCTAAGTTGTGCTTCGATCCTGACGAGGAGTTCTTTCAGTGCAAAGGGCTTCCTGATGTAGTCATCACATCCTGCATCGAATCCTTTGCTCACATCATCGACACCATGGAGAGACGTGATAAAAATAGCCGGAGTATCGCTGCCCTCTTTACGCAGTTGTGAGAGCAGGTCAAATCCACTTTGGTGAGGTACTTTGATATCCAGCAGCATCAGGTCGATATCGGTTTCATACAGTATATCTCTGGCCTGATGGCTGTCATAGGAGGGCAGGACTGTATAGTGATGGTGCTCAAGGAACTGTTTGATTGTATCATTCAGCTGCAGATCATCCTCAAGCAGCAGTATTTTTCGTTGCATCTCTGACCTTTTTGGGTTGTCTGTTTGGTATTGTATCTTTTTAACATCAATCAAATATCAATTTAAATCTTGAGTGTTAAACTCTCATATAGAGCAGCTATCATTATAGGCAGATCAAGATGTGTGACAGTCTGAAAAGAGAGGGTACCCAAAAACAGGGATTATCCCATATATGACCTGGAAATTGCAGACTTGATCTACTGGTAGTTTCCAAATGTTATCTGGTTTTCGTTTCTGTTTCTGCTGGCATGTTTGAATCCTTTATAGTAGTGCCATGCATATACTATACGATTAAGCAGCAGATAGGGAATACCAAATATCTTTTTATTGGCAATATAGTAGAGGGATTCCCTCAGGGATGAACCTGCAAGAGAACGCAGTGTACTGAAAAATGATACTGACTTTTCCGGGTAGATATAGACATCTGCTTCTCCTTCAATGCGTCTTCTGGAAGCAAGCTGTTTTAGCGTATAGTTGTGTGAATGCATCGCTATGGCCTCTTTGACATAAGCTATTTTATATCCTTTCTTCTTGATCTGTACAGCCCAGTGTGTATCTTCCGAACCCCATGCATCCGTATAGAACGGCTGTAGTTCCCACACAGATTTTTTCATAGCGGCTATGGGAAGGGAGTAGTGCATCCATTCGGGTTTCTCTCCGGTATCCGGGAAAGCTCTTGCGTAGTCATGCCTTACCCATAGATCAGCCTCCGGACGTACGATCTGTCTTCCAAATGAGGCTGCTGTTTTGGGATCCTCAAGCGGTTCAATAAGCCTTTTTATCGCATATTCGTCAAGCAGAACGACATCAGAGTTAACAAATACCACAATGTCCGTTTTTGCTTCGTTTACAGCTTGGTTGAGTACTTTTCCGGGGAAGTAGGTACCGGGCTCTATAGCAATGAAGGTATGAGGATAGGGGGCTATCATCTCAAGGGTCGCATCGGTAGAACCGGAGTCTACGATCATCAGTTCAATATCGACACCTTTTTGCGCCATCAGTGCTGCAAGTGCCTGATCAATCACCCACTCAACATTGAATGTACGTACGATTACTGTTACTTTTTTCATGCTGCAGCCTTTGTCTCTTTTGGCAACAGGTCACCCATAAAGATGGTTTCCCTGGTTTGAATGTAGTCCAAAATTTTTTGAACAGCTTTGAATCCGTCTGCCAGATACATGGTAATGGGGTGGATGATCATAACGGAGAGTCTGCCCTTGGCTTCATTCTCTTTTAGCTGATCGAGTACCATTTCAGCCCACGTATCGATGTAGTATGAGTCAGGTCCGAAATCATCAGACCAGTTATAACGTTTCTGCCACTGTGCGATCCACTCAGGGGTACGTTCGGCATGGATGATATGTTCATGGTCCGGAATAATGTTGATAGGAAGGTTATAGAGTCCGGTATCATCTTTTTGCAGAGTAAAGTTCTCTTTTTTTACACCGTCAGAACAGATATCTATACCCAGGCTTTTAAGGATCTTTTCGGTATTTGGGCCATGCATATACATATGGTTTCTCCAGATATTGATACGTTTACCGGTCTTTTTATATATGATATCGATGGTCTTTTTCGTATCATAGTACTGGTAGGCGTACGGACCGTTATAGTTTTTTGTAAGCTTGTTCCAGACCCTGTGCAGAAGCTCCGGTTTGAATGCTTCGTAGGTATGCCCGCCAACTTCGATATTGGGACTCTCTACGATCGGCTTGACCTCATCCCACTCCTCTTCAAAAGATCGTCCTGTGATAAAGAATGAGCCCTTTATGTCTCTTGCTTCCATCATTTTTACAAACTCTCCTGCCAGAGACATCTCTGTTCTGTCACTGTGCAACTGGTTTCCTGTTTTAAGACTCATATGGTGCAGGTCGGCTGTTAAACAGATCATAATCTCTCCAATTCAATATTATATGTACGGAGCACATTGATGAAGTTTGTGTCTCCCCATTTTGACCAAAGTGTCAAAAATCCTTTTAAAAATCCGTGTGTATCATTCTCTTTTGTGTGCAGAGCAGCTTTGAACAGAGACCGGTAATGTTCGGGATAGGTTTCATAAGCGATATAGGGGAACAGAAGAGAAAGTACTCCTCTGGCACCAAGCTGCATGAAGCTGACTTTTTCGTCTGTGGAGTCAAGCTCTTTGAGAACAGGCAGGTTTTTTATGCCGTATAGACATGATTTGACCTTTTGGCGTAAACTTTGATGAGAATAACTCTTATATTCAAGTGCTTTTTTGAAGTAGTTCTCCCAATTGAGATCATTTTCTGAAAGGTTGATCTTTTCACACTCCAGATGAATGGATGAGAGTGTTCTGATCAATGTATCATTCCATGCTTTCAGATCCTTTGTCAAATATGAATCGTAATCGGGCATAAACCGAAAGAGTATGGCCTGTGAATAGAGATCTTTGATAGATTTGTCAATATTTTTGAGTTCAGACATATTGACCTGTTTTTGTGCATAGCTCCAGTGGTAAGCGTTATTGAAATAAAGCAGGGCATCACCGTATCCGATGATAGCTTTGATAGCATGCTTGATGATCAGTTTTTTTTCATTCTTTGTAAGCAGCGGTTTGCTAAGCAAAACTCTGTTTATGAGCAGAAGCGTACCTCTGTTCACCAACAGCTGTCTTACATCTGCCGGGTCGATACTGTAAAGAGAAAATGCCTCATGCTCTTTTAGAAAAGTCGAGTCACCAAGCAGTGTTCTGTGTCCGAATCTCATATCATAACTGACAACAAGTCCGTTGAGTCTCATCAGTTTTTGTTTGCTGATCGCTGACATATCTATCCCGATATCATACTTTTTGGAGATATCCTGCAGTTTGCTGTTGGCCAGTTCAACGGTCTCTGTACTGATATTTCCGTTATGAATATAAAGAAGATCAAGGTTGTTGTGCGGTCGGTATTTACCGTTTTCAAGTACAATACCACCTTCACCTCTCCCGTATCCTCCTATCAGTATAAGAGCAGCTGTCTGATTTTTTGTAAAGAGTTCTTTGAATACAAGTGAGGCTTCACTCAGAACCTCTTTCAGAAATATTTCGACATCTTTGTTGTTGTAGTAGGTCAATTGTTGGTTTTCAAGCAGCATAGCTTTCCTTTGTCAAGAGTGTTTCAAACAGTTCATATATCTTTTTGCAATGAATTTCTGCTATGAATTTTCTGTTATAGTGATCAAGCCCTGTCTCGCCCATTTTTTTTACCATTTGCGGGTTGTCAATGGCTTTTTGCAGAACTCTGCTCAACTCTTTTTCATCATTGGAAGAGAAAGAGAGACCGTTTTCTTCATTTTTCAGCCATTCGCTGATTCCACCGACATTTGAAGCAAGAACGGCTTTGCCGTGTTTCATCGCCTCAATGCCGACAAGGTTGAATGTTTCGGGAGCTCGGCTTGGAATGACTACAGCATAGGCATTGGCATAGTAGTTTCCAAGTGCTTCGGAATCTATTTTTCCGTGAAATACTACTCTGCTGGATATGCCAAGTTTTTGAGACTGTTCTTCAAGCTCTTTTCTTTGTTTTCCGTCTCCGCAGATATCCAGAACAATGTTTCTGTTTTTCAGTGTTGCAAAAGCATTCAGCAGCGTATCGACCCCCTTCCCTCTGACAAGTTGGCCCACAAATAAAAAACGCTTTTCATGTGCAATGGCATTTTTGGCGATTGTGCTTCCCTCCGACTGTGAAAAGAGTGGGATCTTGGTTATTTTTTTCTCTTTAAATCCATGAAGGCCCAAGTGGTTCTTCATATAGTCGGAGGCTACAACCATATGGTCAAACTTTTTAAGAAGTGTTTGAACTTCTCTGATACCTGAAAGGGTCTTGAGTGAAATGTAAGGGAAGGAGCTCTTTTTGTTGATAAACCCAAGACATCCGTAACATCCGATCCCGACCGGTTTTGTACAGGTTTCATGGGTAATAGTCGTATATTTATGTTCACGCAGACAGAAGTGTTTATGGTCATGTACAAAACCGATTACCGGTATTTTGGTTTCTGCAAGTGCCCTGATGACCTCGATACTCTCCACCTGGTGTACATAAATTAGGTCCGGTTTTAGCAGTTTGAGCTGCTGTTTGATATTGGCTATAACAGTTGTGAACGAGAAAACTTGAGCGTAGTTGTGATCGATACGGCTTTTGGTACTGTAGAGAAGTATATTCTCGATATCGTATCTCTGTGAAAGTTCATGTACACTTTGGTAGATGTAAGTTTCTGCACCTCCCGTGAATCCCGCATGATCATTTACCCAAGCAATTTTCATTGTTTATCCTTTGTCTGGTTAAAAGGTCCGTGACCTTCTCTATAAGCATCGAATGATATTTTTTTGATTTTATATGATTGTCCTGAACTGATTTTCCGGTATAGGTAATATTGTTCAAGGGTATCATGTAGATATTTTTGCAGATTAATGGAAACATGTCAAACTCCTTTTCTTGTTTTTCTGGAATTATTATAGAAAAGGAGAGTGCAGAAAGGTTGCAATGAGGGGAGAATTGTTAAAAAACCTGCGAAGATCTTTCACAGGTTTGCTCTTTTAGGCTACACGGTTGAAGTCATCTTCGTAGCGTACAATATCATCCTCTTCGAGATACTCTCCTACCTGTGCTTCGATCATGACAAGGTCAATGACCCCGGGATTCTCCAGACGGTGTTTTTCTCCGGCAGGAATATATGTCGATTCGTTTGCCTGCAGCAGTTTTACTTCATCTCCAACTGTTACTCTGGCCGTACCGCTGACGACGATCCAGTGCTCATTGCGATGGAAATGTGACTGAAGGGATAGACGCTTTCCTGGACGGACAACGATCTTTTTAGTCTTGTATGCTTTGTTGTTCTCAAGAACAGTATAGTTCCCCCATGGTCTGGCAACAGTAGAAGGTGTTGTCACAAGATCGCTATTGCGTTTTTTAAGCTCTTTGACAACCTCTTTGACATCTTGGGAAGAGCCTTTTTTGGTGATTAGAAGCGCATCAGGTGTATCAACAATGATCAGGTCATTCACATCGACTGTTGCGATCATTCTTTCAGATGATATGATACAGTTGTTTTTTGATCGTATGGAGATCGTATTTTCATTATTGTTGACATTGATATAATCTGTATTTTCACATATATCATCAATGGCATCAAATGATCCCATATCACTCCATTTTGCAGATAAAGGAACCACCTTGAAATTGGATGAGAGTTTTTCCATCAGTGCATCATCGATACTGACAGACTCGAGATTCTCGACACTTTGGGCGGTAATGTGGCATTCATTGTCTGTAACGACAGCCGCATTAAAAGCCTGTACTACTTTTTCAAAAAGCTCAGGGATTACTCTTTTGCATTCATTTATGAAATGTGATGCTTTAAAGCAGTAGATACCGCCGTTCCAAAGATAGTTCCCCTGCTCCAGGAAAGATCTTGCAGTATCCTCTTCCGGTTTTTCGGTAAAGGAGATCACATCTTCCCCGTCATGACATATATATCCGTATCCTGTTGCCGGGAAGGTGGCTTCGATACCTACGGCAACAATATTATTCTCTTTTGCCAGCGCTTCAGCTTTACGGATGGTTTTTTCATATTCGGACTGATCTTTGATAAGATGATCGGAAGGAACAATACAGAGAATCTCGTCCTCATCGCTGTTCAAGGCAGCCATAATAATGGCAGCGGCACTGTTTTTGCCGATACTTTCCCAAATATAACTGCTGTTTACGTTGCCAAAGCCGTAGAGCTGGTCGAGCACTAAGAACTTCTGTGCATCATTGGATACGATCATAATTTTGTCACTGAGGGGGAGATTGCGAAGTACTGTTCTTTGAAACAGAGAACGGTTATTGTCAAACCTTACGAACTGTTTTGGCATCAGGGTTCTGCTGATTGGCCACATTCTTGTTCCGTTTCCGCCGCTTAGTATTACTGTTGTCATTGTTATGTCCTTTATCAAAAGATGCTCCCAGAAGGAGTATCTTTTAGTTTTTATAGGGGGTAGTATAGGGAATGAATATGCAGATAGTTTGCATAAATATGAATGTAAACTGTATCG
Coding sequences within it:
- a CDS encoding response regulator transcription factor; this encodes MQRKILLLEDDLQLNDTIKQFLEHHHYTVLPSYDSHQARDILYETDIDLMLLDIKVPHQSGFDLLSQLRKEGSDTPAIFITSLHGVDDVSKGFDAGCDDYIRKPFALKELLVRIEAQLRKRYGSREEYLDLGKGLHYYPKEFRLTQNGKTIPLKNKEAKLLALLLEHPDLLVSYEKIYDTLWDFDEEPSSGSLRTYIKTLRSHLGKEHIETVKNVGYRFVPQ
- a CDS encoding mannose-1-phosphate guanylyltransferase/mannose-6-phosphate isomerase; this encodes MTTVILSGGNGTRMWPISRTLMPKQFVRFDNNRSLFQRTVLRNLPLSDKIMIVSNDAQKFLVLDQLYGFGNVNSSYIWESIGKNSAAAIIMAALNSDEDEILCIVPSDHLIKDQSEYEKTIRKAEALAKENNIVAVGIEATFPATGYGYICHDGEDVISFTEKPEEDTARSFLEQGNYLWNGGIYCFKASHFINECKRVIPELFEKVVQAFNAAVVTDNECHITAQSVENLESVSIDDALMEKLSSNFKVVPLSAKWSDMGSFDAIDDICENTDYINVNNNENTISIRSKNNCIISSERMIATVDVNDLIIVDTPDALLITKKGSSQDVKEVVKELKKRNSDLVTTPSTVARPWGNYTVLENNKAYKTKKIVVRPGKRLSLQSHFHRNEHWIVVSGTARVTVGDEVKLLQANESTYIPAGEKHRLENPGVIDLVMIEAQVGEYLEEDDIVRYEDDFNRVA
- a CDS encoding c-type cytochrome; its protein translation is MKQNKILLLAAMLFLSVSTASAQDAEALFDAKCAMCHIKTRPADISTLTAPPLMGIMRHVKMRYPDKKKAVAFISDYALDPSSTKAVCMPQKIQRFGLMPSQKGNVTQSELKTISEWMYDNFPPAGFRGGQGQGMRTF
- a CDS encoding polysaccharide deacetylase family protein, which produces MICLTADLHHMSLKTGNQLHSDRTEMSLAGEFVKMMEARDIKGSFFITGRSFEEEWDEVKPIVESPNIEVGGHTYEAFKPELLHRVWNKLTKNYNGPYAYQYYDTKKTIDIIYKKTGKRINIWRNHMYMHGPNTEKILKSLGIDICSDGVKKENFTLQKDDTGLYNLPINIIPDHEHIIHAERTPEWIAQWQKRYNWSDDFGPDSYYIDTWAEMVLDQLKENEAKGRLSVMIIHPITMYLADGFKAVQKILDYIQTRETIFMGDLLPKETKAAA
- a CDS encoding glycosyltransferase family 4 protein; this encodes MKIAWVNDHAGFTGGAETYIYQSVHELSQRYDIENILLYSTKSRIDHNYAQVFSFTTVIANIKQQLKLLKPDLIYVHQVESIEVIRALAETKIPVIGFVHDHKHFCLREHKYTTITHETCTKPVGIGCYGCLGFINKKSSFPYISLKTLSGIREVQTLLKKFDHMVVASDYMKNHLGLHGFKEKKITKIPLFSQSEGSTIAKNAIAHEKRFLFVGQLVRGKGVDTLLNAFATLKNRNIVLDICGDGKQRKELEEQSQKLGISSRVVFHGKIDSEALGNYYANAYAVVIPSRAPETFNLVGIEAMKHGKAVLASNVGGISEWLKNEENGLSFSSNDEKELSRVLQKAIDNPQMVKKMGETGLDHYNRKFIAEIHCKKIYELFETLLTKESYAA
- a CDS encoding glycosyltransferase family 2 protein, encoding MKKVTVIVRTFNVEWVIDQALAALMAQKGVDIELMIVDSGSTDATLEMIAPYPHTFIAIEPGTYFPGKVLNQAVNEAKTDIVVFVNSDVVLLDEYAIKRLIEPLEDPKTAASFGRQIVRPEADLWVRHDYARAFPDTGEKPEWMHYSLPIAAMKKSVWELQPFYTDAWGSEDTHWAVQIKKKGYKIAYVKEAIAMHSHNYTLKQLASRRRIEGEADVYIYPEKSVSFFSTLRSLAGSSLRESLYYIANKKIFGIPYLLLNRIVYAWHYYKGFKHASRNRNENQITFGNYQ
- a CDS encoding sensor histidine kinase, which codes for MYRSEKRSLFRFLAIYLISTFILFTIGSAIFYTLEKHHLIDKQRIEMKQEGEKIQHQLIRLHKTFESKLPIHVKEIYKIALLDKELNPIFSNFTPPKNTGFTQEYHLVDGHILYIKPVDPYHLGVAYLLLWTAVDQAGIANLQKMIILFMLGAGVFFLILGYFLGRLFIAPMHESIETMNRFIQDTTHELNTPVSTILTNLELIQTLHKCDAKEEMRRIEIASKTLSRIYDDLTYLKLNHQYHRNIQAVNISHLLKERLEYFSVAIKAKKITLHTAIEPDIVLHIDQDDAIRLLDNLISNAIKYNKTDGTIAVYLTCMQFCIKDSGIGIAKEELATIHKRFKRANSSEGGFGIGLDIVYQVVKAYCFEIQIDSQTDQGTEVTITWKK
- a CDS encoding ABC transporter ATP-binding protein; the protein is MGQQAIKVEDLVKHFGKGENLVRVIEGAEFQVNKGELVALIAPSGAGKTTLLMMIGCVEEPTSGRMWLGDEKVYDNRWLTKEQRKIRREKIGFIFQAHYLIPFLNVIENVTLVPQTNGVPAKEAEKFAMELLKYFDIADKAYNMPSELSGGQNQRVAIARALANKPQIILADEPTAALDLDRSVSVVKMLKKIAIDQNVAVIMVTHDEAMLPLCDRILKIENKKVVSEAVPEGSRHMI